In Desulfobotulus pelophilus, a single window of DNA contains:
- a CDS encoding methyl-accepting chemotaxis protein, whose product MHTENTAIPEKDMIRTFESVASRMNGFLYRCMNDPNYTMLFISGMVRKTTGYNPADLLHNRVASYVSLIHADDLAKVDQAIEQALAKHENWDMDYRIHCADGSIRWVNEHGGPVFSDNGDMLFLEGVITDISQRKEEETKRREQMAAIGMASQQIIAQTQNILEVLDTLKMLSLNARIEAARAGDAGKGFAVIADEVKNLADETGKSAKAITDLVQTLDQLLNSGKKVARHRTGKK is encoded by the coding sequence ATGCACACAGAAAACACGGCCATTCCGGAAAAAGATATGATCCGAACCTTTGAAAGTGTTGCCAGCCGCATGAATGGCTTTCTGTACCGCTGCATGAACGATCCGAACTATACCATGCTCTTTATCAGCGGCATGGTAAGAAAAACCACAGGATACAACCCGGCCGATCTGCTGCACAACAGGGTGGCCTCCTATGTGTCCCTTATCCACGCCGATGATCTCGCAAAGGTGGATCAGGCCATAGAGCAGGCTCTGGCAAAACATGAAAACTGGGATATGGATTATCGCATTCACTGTGCCGATGGCAGCATACGATGGGTCAATGAACACGGAGGACCCGTCTTCAGTGACAATGGTGACATGCTGTTTCTGGAAGGGGTGATCACCGATATCAGCCAACGCAAAGAAGAGGAAACCAAACGCCGTGAACAGATGGCTGCCATCGGCATGGCCAGCCAGCAGATCATTGCCCAGACCCAGAACATCCTTGAAGTTCTGGATACCCTGAAAATGCTCAGTCTCAATGCAAGAATCGAGGCTGCCAGAGCCGGTGATGCCGGTAAAGGCTTTGCCGTCATTGCCGATGAGGTAAAAAACCTTGCCGATGAAACCGGAAAATCGGCCAAAGCCATCACGGATCTTGTCCAGACACTGGATCAGCTGCTGAACAGTGGAAAAAAAGTGGCACGGCACAGGACAGGCAAAAAATAA
- the hisF gene encoding imidazole glycerol phosphate synthase subunit HisF: MNGQVRIMPCLDMQNGRVVKGVHFVDIQDAGDPVACARAYCESGADELALLDITATVEGRQTMLNVVRRVAEVTTVPFTVGGGIADVASAEAVLQAGADRVSLSSAAFRNPGLIPELVRALGRERITLAIDVDRNASMPSGYEVYINGGRTATGVDAVEWAKRVDDFGVPVILPTSKAGDGAKTGYDLPVIRAMKAAVSAEIVASGGAGTLEHFHEAVDAGADILLAASVFHYGLIAIPDLKAFLREKGVAVS; this comes from the coding sequence ATGAACGGACAAGTGAGAATTATGCCCTGTCTGGATATGCAGAACGGGCGTGTGGTGAAGGGGGTCCATTTTGTGGATATTCAGGATGCGGGTGATCCCGTGGCCTGCGCCAGGGCCTACTGCGAAAGCGGTGCGGATGAACTGGCCCTTCTGGATATTACTGCCACGGTGGAAGGACGTCAGACCATGCTGAATGTGGTCCGTCGTGTTGCCGAGGTAACCACTGTACCCTTTACCGTGGGAGGCGGCATTGCGGATGTGGCATCGGCAGAGGCGGTTCTGCAGGCCGGTGCGGACAGGGTTTCCCTGAGCAGTGCGGCTTTCAGGAATCCGGGCCTGATACCGGAACTGGTTAGGGCTCTGGGAAGGGAGCGGATTACGCTTGCCATTGATGTGGATCGGAATGCCTCCATGCCCTCGGGTTATGAAGTGTACATCAATGGAGGGCGTACGGCTACGGGCGTGGATGCCGTGGAGTGGGCCAAAAGGGTGGACGATTTTGGCGTGCCGGTGATTCTTCCCACCAGCAAGGCGGGTGACGGAGCCAAAACCGGTTATGACCTGCCCGTTATTCGGGCCATGAAAGCGGCCGTTTCTGCGGAAATTGTGGCATCCGGAGGAGCGGGAACGCTGGAACACTTCCATGAAGCGGTGGACGCGGGAGCCGACATCCTGCTGGCGGCCTCGGTTTTTCACTATGGTCTGATTGCCATTCCGGATCTGAAGGCATTCCTCAGAGAAAAGGGTGTGGCTGTATCCTGA